The DNA segment CTGAGCGAACTGTATCGGGTCGTGCGCCCTGGTGGCTGCGTGGCCTTCACCACGCTGGCTCAGGACTCGCTGCCGGAGCTTCATCAGGCCTGGCGCGCGGTGGATGAGCGGGCGCATGGCAACCGCTTTTTATCCTGTGAGGCGCTGTGTGAGGCGATGCGCGACTGGCAGGGACATCATCAATCCATCTCTCTGACGCTGGAGTTTGATGACGCCCTGAGCGCCATGCGCTCGCTGAAAGGCATCGGCGCGACCCATTTGCACGAGGGGCGCGAGTCGCGCGTCTTAACCCGCTCGCAGTTGCAGCAGCTTCAACTGGCGTGGCCGCAGCGGCAGGGGAAATATCCGCTGACCTACCATCTTTTTGCAGGAGTGATTGCACGTGACTAAACGTTATTTTGTCACCGGTACCGATACGGAAGTCGGTAAAACCGTCGCCAGCTGCGCGTTGCTACAGGCGGCGCGCAGTCTGGGTTATCGGACGGCTGGCTATAAACCTGTCGCATCAGGCAGTGACATGACGCCAGAAGGACTTCGCAACAGTGACGCCCTGGCGCTTCAGCGCAACAGCAGTCTGACGCTGGACTACGCGGCGGTGAATCCCTACACCTTCGCGGAACCCACCTCACCGCATATCATCAGCGCCGATGAAGGAAAGCCGATTCGTGCTGACGTGATGTCAGACGGACTGCGCGCGCTGGACGCGCAGGCGGAGTGGCTGCTGGTGGAAGGCGCTGGCGGCTGGTTTACCCCGCTTGCGGACGATTTTACCTTCGCCGACTGGGTGCAGCGCGAGCGCTTACCGGTGATCCTGGTCGTCGGCGTGAAGCTGGGGTGTATAAACCATGCCATGCTGACAGCGCAGGCGGTACAGCAGGCAGGACTTCCGCTTGTCGGGTGGGTGGCGAATGACGTCACGCCGCCGGGAAAACGTCATCATGAGTATCTGGCGACGCTTACGCGGGCCATCCCTGCGCCATTGTTAGGCGAAATCCCGTGGCTGGCGGCAGGAGCCGAAAATACGGCCACAGGACAATATCTGGATCTCGCTTTACTCACGGGTGAGTAAAAGGCGAAATTGCGAGCAAGATCTCGCCTGCCAGGGGCACTTCTTTAGCTGATAAAAATCAAAATTTAGCGATAATTTTTTTTTATGTGCTCCCTGGTGGGTC comes from the Citrobacter amalonaticus genome and includes:
- the bioC gene encoding malonyl-ACP O-methyltransferase BioC, whose amino-acid sequence is MGQVNKQAVAAAFGRAAAHYEQHATLQRLSADALLAQLPERPFLQVLDAGCGPGRLSRYWRELGSQVTALDLSARMLDEARRQDVAHHYLAGDIESLPLASATFDLAWSNLAVQWCDSLHQALSELYRVVRPGGCVAFTTLAQDSLPELHQAWRAVDERAHGNRFLSCEALCEAMRDWQGHHQSISLTLEFDDALSAMRSLKGIGATHLHEGRESRVLTRSQLQQLQLAWPQRQGKYPLTYHLFAGVIARD
- the bioD gene encoding dethiobiotin synthase → MTKRYFVTGTDTEVGKTVASCALLQAARSLGYRTAGYKPVASGSDMTPEGLRNSDALALQRNSSLTLDYAAVNPYTFAEPTSPHIISADEGKPIRADVMSDGLRALDAQAEWLLVEGAGGWFTPLADDFTFADWVQRERLPVILVVGVKLGCINHAMLTAQAVQQAGLPLVGWVANDVTPPGKRHHEYLATLTRAIPAPLLGEIPWLAAGAENTATGQYLDLALLTGE